CAGGAGCTACGGTAAGTTTTTTCGCTCTTAACATCTCTTGGAATTTTTGCCTACGACTAGTACAGAAAAAGAGTATACTCGGACGATCGGATGACCTTATTGTATTCGTCCAAATGTTATAGGATGGTGGAACTCACATCATAGAGCTGATAGCTACCCAAACAAACCGCCTACCATCATAGATTTCACCTTAAATTTAAATTTGATAGTGATATTGGTGATGTTTTGTACTGTTGGAAATTCATCTCTATACATTAACTGTGTTATTCTTCGGAAAGAGTCCACGACGATGGACACGCCTAACAACACAACAAAACTCGACATTATGGTGTTGAGCTAGCCGAACATCCTACTAGATAATGGGTTATTAAACGTTGTCAAATCTATATACCAGACTGTAATTGAAATACTTTAAATGCAAGGCTGGAAACGTCACCACACTATATGGCTGACGATGATACTTGGATGGATATCGATATATATGATAAGGATGGCACCTTCATCCGCCTTATCAAGCATAAAACAAGAGTTTAATCTTTCGTACACAGAAGCCGGCCTTCTTGCTAACGCGTACTTCTATACCTACCTTCCTGCACAATTTCCATCCGGATGGATAGGCGATAGGTTCGGCCGAAGACTCGTACTGAGTCTATCCAGCATGCTATGGGGCGTGCTGTCAATCCTCACAGCCTTCGTAAGCAACTTTCACCAATTCCTAGTGGCAAGGATGGCAACTGGTGTCGTTCAAGGCTTGTACTTCGGTAACGACCGACCAACCGTTGCAGCCTACACGCCTAAGGGTAGCGCGGGAATAGGACAAGGCATATCCTTCATAGGTATAGGCCTTGGAACAGTCCTCGGCATGTACCTAGGGGGTCTGATAACATCGCTGATGGGATGGAGGTGGATGTTCGTATTTTTTGCTATACCTTCCTTCATCGTTTCTATTATAATGTTCATAGTGCTTAAGGATGTACCTTCGAACGGAAACGACGGTTTAAGGTCGTTCTCGGAGTTACTCAAGAATAGGGACTTCCTGCTCATGTGTCTTGCCGGTATACCCTGCATATACACCTTCTGGGTCTTAGCAACTTGGGCTCCGACCATCTTCATGGAGGTGGGCATAGGTGATCTTTCTACGTCATCGTTGCTGGCATCCATCTTAGGGATAACGGCAGTTCCAAGCTTAATATTCATGGGATACCTAAGCGATACCCTAAAGAAGAAGGGCATAAGAAGGAAGCTGATAACAGCCTTAGATATAACGCTCATGTCGGTATTCTTATTCCTATTCGGTTATGCTATGTCCACAAACTCAGCACCGATCTTGTTGGTAGCGTTTTATACAATAATCGGTCTGCTATATTGGGGCTTTGTAGCTCCACTCTATGCCATGCTACAAGAGACGGTTCCTACTAGACTGCACGGAACGGCCTTCGGACTGATGAACGGCATACACTTCATTGGCTCTCTGATATCCCCTTGGTTCACGGGTCTAATGAGGGACATAACCGGCAACTTCGTATGGAGCATTTACATACCTGCCGCAATGTTGTTGTTCAGCTCTTTAATAATAACTTTGATATCGCCAGCTTTCAGTTTTAAGGAAAGAGTAACAAAGCTTTAGTTTACCTGCAGAGATGGTGCGTTACGAGTACTTGGTCTATGAAGTTCTTATAACATGACGTCAACCTATCCGGCTTTAGGGATCTTGGAAGTTTATGTTGACGCAAATTTTATAACTTTACTTTATACAAAAATTTTAAAACAATATCCGAACAATCTTCTCTTAACGCCGAAGCATAAGCATCTCAGACGTTTTCAGTGAAGGAAAAATTACTAATAATTCGAGACGAAAGTTAGTCTTAAGCGCATCTAATCACAACCATACGCTCTCGCCCACCATTCCGTCCTGAACTCGCTTTTCGAG
This genomic stretch from Aigarchaeota archaeon harbors:
- a CDS encoding MFS transporter, whose product is MQGWKRHHTIWLTMILGWISIYMIRMAPSSALSSIKQEFNLSYTEAGLLANAYFYTYLPAQFPSGWIGDRFGRRLVLSLSSMLWGVLSILTAFVSNFHQFLVARMATGVVQGLYFGNDRPTVAAYTPKGSAGIGQGISFIGIGLGTVLGMYLGGLITSLMGWRWMFVFFAIPSFIVSIIMFIVLKDVPSNGNDGLRSFSELLKNRDFLLMCLAGIPCIYTFWVLATWAPTIFMEVGIGDLSTSSLLASILGITAVPSLIFMGYLSDTLKKKGIRRKLITALDITLMSVFLFLFGYAMSTNSAPILLVAFYTIIGLLYWGFVAPLYAMLQETVPTRLHGTAFGLMNGIHFIGSLISPWFTGLMRDITGNFVWSIYIPAAMLLFSSLIITLISPAFSFKERVTKL